A stretch of the Marinobacter sp. JH2 genome encodes the following:
- the fmdA gene encoding formamidase, protein MAETLIKIDRSKSAYENEQIHNRWHPDIPMAATVKPGDDFVLECYDWTGGQIKNDDCADDIRDVDLTQVHFLSGPVAVEGAEPGDLLEVDILDIGAFQDSQWGFNGFFAKKNGGGFLTEHFPEAQKSIWDFNGMFTKSRHIPNVEFAGMIHPGLIGCLPSKEMLMEWNRREKELYDTEPNRVPGLANMPFADTAHLGKLAGDAAKEAATEAARTVPPREHGGNCDIKDLSRGSKAYFPVYVKGAGLSVGDLHFSQGDGEITFCGAIEMAGWIHLRVNLIKDGMSKYGIKNPVFKPSTIKPRYEDYVIFEGISVDEQGQQHYLDVQVAYRQACLNAIEYLTKFGYTPAQGYALLGCAPVEGHISGVVDVPNACATLWLPTEIFDFDINPTAEGPKKMVTPGTDVPLSPDKE, encoded by the coding sequence ATGGCCGAAACCCTTATCAAGATCGACAGAAGCAAATCCGCCTACGAGAATGAGCAAATTCATAACCGTTGGCACCCAGACATCCCCATGGCGGCGACGGTCAAGCCGGGGGACGATTTCGTTCTGGAATGCTACGACTGGACCGGTGGGCAAATCAAAAACGACGACTGCGCTGACGATATCCGGGACGTGGATCTGACTCAGGTGCATTTCCTGTCTGGACCTGTTGCCGTCGAAGGCGCTGAGCCGGGCGATTTGTTAGAAGTGGATATTCTCGACATTGGAGCGTTCCAAGACAGCCAATGGGGCTTTAACGGCTTCTTCGCCAAGAAAAATGGTGGTGGCTTCCTGACAGAGCATTTTCCTGAGGCTCAGAAATCCATCTGGGACTTCAACGGCATGTTCACCAAATCCCGCCACATCCCAAATGTGGAATTCGCCGGCATGATCCACCCCGGCCTGATCGGTTGCCTGCCGTCCAAAGAAATGTTGATGGAGTGGAACCGTCGGGAGAAAGAACTCTACGACACCGAGCCAAATCGCGTACCCGGGCTGGCTAACATGCCATTCGCCGATACTGCGCACTTGGGCAAACTTGCCGGTGACGCCGCCAAAGAAGCCGCAACAGAAGCGGCCCGTACCGTGCCTCCCCGCGAACACGGCGGCAACTGTGACATCAAGGATTTGTCTCGGGGTTCAAAAGCTTACTTCCCGGTGTATGTGAAAGGCGCCGGCCTGTCGGTGGGCGATCTTCACTTCAGTCAGGGCGACGGTGAGATCACCTTCTGTGGTGCGATCGAAATGGCCGGTTGGATTCACCTGCGGGTAAATCTGATCAAGGACGGCATGTCCAAGTACGGCATCAAGAACCCAGTGTTCAAGCCCAGCACCATCAAGCCTCGTTACGAAGACTATGTGATCTTTGAAGGCATTTCGGTGGATGAGCAAGGCCAGCAGCACTACCTGGATGTTCAGGTAGCCTATCGCCAGGCCTGCCTGAATGCCATCGAATACCTGACCAAATTTGGTTATACACCGGCCCAAGGCTATGCCCTGCTCGGCTGCGCACCGGTGGAAGGCCATATCAGTGGTGTGGTGGACGTACCCAATGCCTGTGCAACCTTGTGGCTGCCAACGGAAATCTTCGACTTCGACATCAACCCCACGGCTGAAGGTCCGAAGAAGATGGTTACCCCGGGCACCGACGTACCCCTGTCACCAGACAAGGAGTAA
- a CDS encoding zinc ribbon domain-containing protein gives MPLYDYKCQEHGLFQELGTMAEAGHPANCPECKVLSPRVIVLPPEILAMDPARRKAQARNEKARHEPIISTADQRARDAEHRKSCGCKKKSAGKHMLFYTADGKKMFPSMRPWMISH, from the coding sequence ATGCCGTTGTACGACTACAAATGCCAGGAGCACGGTTTATTTCAGGAACTGGGCACCATGGCAGAAGCCGGACATCCGGCAAACTGTCCTGAATGCAAGGTGCTGTCACCACGGGTGATTGTGTTGCCTCCGGAGATACTGGCCATGGACCCGGCTCGGCGCAAGGCTCAGGCCCGCAATGAAAAAGCCAGGCATGAGCCTATCATCTCCACTGCCGACCAACGTGCACGGGATGCTGAGCACCGGAAAAGTTGCGGTTGCAAGAAGAAGTCAGCCGGCAAACACATGCTGTTCTATACCGCTGACGGGAAAAAGATGTTCCCTTCCATGCGCCCCTGGATGATCAGTCATTGA
- a CDS encoding DUF3592 domain-containing protein, which translates to MKTIKVIKYVFSIVGAALLVGAIILYNNTTSFLERSETVQGTVVELIRSRSSDSTSYYPVVRFTAAEGQPIEFRSNSGSNPPSYNRGEQVTVFYEPANPQDAMIDGFFSLWGGAVIAGILGSVFGLIGGGMVLHGVIKGRSKAYLQKNGVEVHASLQGVEQNTSLTVNGRTPFRIVCQWQHPQTRELHVFRSDNLWFDPTDHISQEKIPVLVDEGNLKRYWVDTSFLPKLAG; encoded by the coding sequence TTGAAGACTATCAAGGTAATCAAATACGTTTTCTCGATTGTTGGTGCAGCACTCCTGGTTGGTGCGATCATTCTATACAACAACACCACTTCATTTCTCGAGCGCTCCGAAACCGTCCAAGGTACCGTTGTTGAGCTGATACGCTCACGTTCCAGTGACTCTACCAGCTACTACCCTGTTGTTCGGTTCACGGCCGCCGAGGGTCAGCCAATCGAGTTTCGCTCTAACTCCGGCTCCAACCCGCCTTCCTACAATCGAGGGGAGCAGGTAACCGTGTTTTATGAGCCAGCTAATCCGCAAGACGCCATGATCGACGGTTTCTTTTCACTTTGGGGCGGAGCCGTGATTGCTGGCATTTTAGGCTCTGTGTTTGGGCTGATCGGTGGCGGAATGGTGCTTCACGGAGTAATCAAAGGCCGCTCAAAAGCCTACCTTCAGAAGAATGGCGTCGAAGTCCATGCCTCGCTCCAAGGGGTAGAGCAAAACACCAGCCTGACCGTAAACGGCCGCACCCCGTTCCGGATCGTATGCCAATGGCAGCACCCCCAAACCCGCGAGCTTCATGTATTTCGTAGCGATAATTTGTGGTTCGACCCGACTGATCACATTAGTCAGGAGAAGATTCCGGTGCTGGTGGATGAAGGGAATTTGAAGAGGTATTGGGTAGACACGTCGTTTTTGCCGAAATTGGCGGGGTGA
- a CDS encoding SUMF1/EgtB/PvdO family nonheme iron enzyme, translating into MRYLLFFVAIVLTSSCTSVTSETLSESEIDAIQTRVEERHPDLSRAQQKAVTDLVVRALDSMVFVEGGSFMMGEFGWPCEPGSKQLCNTDIWPDNDHLHKVTLDDFHLSKYETKLGDFDLYRDLMGREPYAPELRSRDDRQHLFEPNLPAWTKAWLEAKDYCLWIGALAERAVDLPTEAQWEYAARNRGDKVLVATNNGEWLPGENAPPHDGIRRLYPVDSFPANPLGIHHLTSNSAEWVNDWYSETYYQESPENNPMGPVTGETKVVRSGGFNTSASSKTTILRDSAPAVERSYYRALGFRCSQH; encoded by the coding sequence ATGCGGTACCTGTTATTTTTTGTAGCAATTGTCCTGACGTCAAGCTGTACATCGGTGACCAGCGAGACATTGAGCGAATCCGAGATAGATGCAATTCAGACCCGAGTTGAGGAGCGCCACCCGGATTTGTCCCGGGCACAGCAAAAGGCTGTCACAGACTTAGTGGTTCGCGCCTTGGATAGCATGGTTTTTGTTGAGGGCGGAAGTTTCATGATGGGTGAGTTTGGCTGGCCATGTGAGCCGGGCTCTAAACAGCTTTGTAATACTGACATCTGGCCTGACAATGATCACCTTCACAAAGTAACCCTCGATGACTTTCACCTATCGAAATACGAAACAAAGCTGGGAGACTTTGACCTTTATCGAGACCTGATGGGTCGGGAGCCCTATGCCCCCGAACTGCGTTCTCGCGACGATCGGCAGCACTTGTTTGAACCCAATCTGCCTGCGTGGACCAAGGCTTGGCTAGAAGCCAAGGACTACTGTCTGTGGATAGGGGCGCTGGCTGAGAGGGCTGTCGATCTGCCAACGGAGGCGCAATGGGAGTACGCAGCGCGAAACAGGGGCGATAAGGTTCTCGTTGCTACCAATAATGGCGAATGGCTTCCTGGAGAAAACGCGCCGCCACATGATGGGATTCGGCGCCTGTATCCAGTGGATAGCTTCCCGGCAAATCCGTTGGGCATTCACCACCTGACATCCAACAGCGCCGAGTGGGTGAACGACTGGTATTCAGAAACCTATTATCAGGAGAGCCCCGAGAATAACCCGATGGGACCCGTAACTGGAGAAACCAAAGTAGTTCGGTCTGGTGGGTTTAATACATCAGCTAGCTCCAAAACGACTATACTCAGGGACAGTGCTCCGGCAGTTGAAAGGTCTTATTATCGCGCCCTGGGGTTTCGGTGCTCGCAGCATTAA